A genomic region of Metopolophium dirhodum isolate CAU chromosome 1, ASM1992520v1, whole genome shotgun sequence contains the following coding sequences:
- the LOC132933167 gene encoding activity-regulated cytoskeleton-associated protein-like — MLLIPLKEVRQAAENSAHGHSLESRLTMLEDCMARFGDDQRRIAETMRRLEMGMARQAPEHQPEGTAPTRPQHNVSSNNTEYGTRYSAAREPPSAGNQHAERSVRFDDTPNLYHAPSSTHTYASQQSTLIPYDDVCAAKHSLPEFLGTTPEDPVRFIHKAESILYQTRIDRSAWTNIVTQQLKGAASTWWNTIRLLDLTWDEFRAEFLEKFDNVEIQSRLRAEIVSVRQTQTQSLTEFVTQKNQLARRVNTGLSETQLVGTIAGLTRNEYRTHIRLQRPASFGDLRRVAGILEYTPDETPTQQQQKPAYKTYSQTRPPQPKPQTRTRDGTAGKPQPPNPCRYCGGPHWNSDCPGNTPRSGNGK, encoded by the coding sequence ATGCTATTGATACCCCTTAAGGAGGTACGGCAAGCGGCGGAAAACTCGGCGCATGGGCACAGTCTGGAATCGCGACTGACCATGCTCGAGGACTGCATGGCCCGCTTTGGCGACGACCAACGCCGCATTGCAGAAACAATGCGACGCCTAGAAATGGGTATGGCACGCCAAGCACCGGAACACCAACCGGAAGGGACAGCACCGACCCGCCCCCAACACAATGTGTCATCGAACAACACGGAATACGGTACGAGGTACTCCGCGGCACGCGAACCGCCGTCCGCGGGTAACCAACACGCCGAACGTTCGGTACGGTTCGATGACACGCCAAATTTATACCATGCCCCCTCCTCCACACACACCTATGCGTCACAACAATCGACGCTGATACCATACGACGACGTATGTGCAGCGAAACATTCGCTGCCGGAGTTCCTCGGAACAACGCCTGAGGACCCGGTACGATTCATACACAAGGCGGAATCGATATTGTACCAAACGCGTATAGATAGGTCGGCCTGGACTAATATTGTCACGCAGCAGCTGAAGGGTGCAGCCAGTACATGGTGGAACACCATCAGACTACTGGACCTCACCTGGGATGAGTTCCGCgccgaatttttagaaaaattcgacAACGTGGAAATACAATCACGACTGCGGGCCGAGATAGTATCCGTCCGACAAACACAAACGCAATCGCTTACGGAGTTCGTGACACAAAAAAACCAACTCGCGCGCCGCGTCAATACCGGGCTATCTGAAACACAGCTAGTCGGTACGATAGCCGGTCTAACGCGCAACGAATACCGCACACATATCCGATTGCAGAGACCAGCGTCTTTCGGAGACCTCCGCCGGGTCGCTGGAATCCTGGAATACACACCAGACGAAACGCCCACACAACAACAGCAGAAACCGGCGTACAAAACATATTCCCAAACCCGCCCGCCCCAACCGAAGCCACAAACGCGTACACGGGACGGTACTGCTGGTAAACCGCAACCGCCCAACCCGTGCAGGTACTGTGGAGGTCCTCACTGGAACAGTGACTGCCCCGGGAACACGCCGCGTTCGGGAAACGGGAAATGA
- the LOC132933168 gene encoding uncharacterized protein LOC132933168, translated as MKPTKTRGMTSKKKALKNVMKSRLKKTKPKLEYRFPKPGDSVVSPSNLVADFTLTDSSDSSNNVIRVSTPTPARLIENVLSPPTLVTDGFSPEASSSILIIDSLNDNVENESDTFMSSTVVNEVEPENGNSFEIQGRRFIDIGHLFKSIQSIRHEAFDCTIASLDLVKEIRKGYFSKFIFKCKMCCKMEVISSEPEEKSSALKINTAIVSSVINTGQGYAQLEQFSAILNMPCMSNNTYQKEHELISGYIETTMWQSLEIAGKEEANMAIERGDINKDGVPLITVVADGAWSKRSYKSNYNALSGVACIIGYQTGKVLYLGVRNKICSVCNKAEFLSKEPNPHKCYKNWSGTSTSMEADIIVDGFSHSMDMHGLIYDKLIGDGDSSIMKKLSIAKPYGIEHRIKKIECSNHILRNYCNRLRDISIRRKNNSGSIIPGYHRIKLKDNILRLRYAITEASKYWKSNKLLSQSEKVQFLKADILNSPRHVFGDHEKCASYFCKGYKPNETNLVPEFRLSGLWDELSGAINLVAHHSDSLLYSVNNNCAEAYNSVIAKYVGGKRVNYSLRGSYKTRCNTALISYNYGPDYLHRLHKNATKFSPGRFTKKYIEIKKKKRICETRRQLEFRNKFNNNKKKKTVTAGPDKDYGDVDDIGCSVLNLTDEEVEGKKKNLLSSLQLDLTEIKSLERRTIGQSLNEIWKQERKFRLTASNFGRICALRPKTSRTNTLKYILYSDDLVGTTAAMKYGIQYESVAKDAFEAITKIKITPCGMFVDQCFNFLAGSPDGIIGDDGIIEIKCPPSIKNTTPQEAAKMKTIKYLIINKKGEVELKRTFQYYYQVQGQLHITQRQYCYFIVWTPNGLFFEKIIRDDNFWKEKMENQLFSFYMDYMLPEIVNPKIDLISNCYRRICN; from the exons ATGAAGCCAACAAAAACTAGAGGAATGACATCCAAAAAAAAGGCATTGAAAAATGTCATGAAAAGCCGTTTGAAAAAGACAAAACCCAAACTGGAATATAG ATTCCCCAAACCTGGCGATAGTGTTGTAAGCCCCTCAAATTTGGTTGCAGATTTTACTTTGACTGATTCATCAGATTCATCAAATAATGTTATAAGAgttag tactcCTACACCGGCTAGACTCATTGAAAATGTTTTGAGTCCCCCAACTTTGGTTACCGACGGTTTCAGTCCTGAAGCTTCGTCGTCTATTCttataatagatag tttgAATGATAACGTTGAAAATGAGAGTGATACATTTATGTCATCTACAGTAGTTAATGAAGTTGAACCTGAAAATGG CAACTCTTTTGAGATACAAGGAAGAAGGTTCATAGATATCGGCCATCTTTTTAAATCAATTCAAAGTATTCGACATGAAGCTTTTGATTGTACAATTGCTAGTTTAGATTTAGTAAAAGAAATTCGCAAAggatattttagtaaatttattttcaaatgcaaaatGTGTTGTAAGATGGAAGTAATTAGTTCAGAACCAGAAGAAAAATCAtcagcattaaaaataaatacggcAATTGTTTCGAGTGTTATCAATACTGGTCAAGGCTATGCACAACTCGAACAATTTTCAGCCATTTTAAATATGCCTTGTATGTCAAATAATACTTATCAAAAAGAACACGAACTAATAAGTGGGTATATAGAAACAACTATGTGGCAATCTCTTGAAATAGCGGGTAAAGAAGAGGCTAATATGGCAATCGAAAGAGGTGATATAAATAAGGATGGAGTACCGTTAATTACAGTGGTTGCTGATGGAGCATGGTCGAAACGTTCttacaaatcaaattataatgctTTATCTGGCGTT GCATGTATTATCGGTTACCAGACTGGAAAAGTGTTATATTTAGGAGTTcgcaataaaatatgttccgTTTGTAACAAAGCTGAGTTCTTGTCAAAAGAACCTAATCCACATAAATGTTACAAAAATTGGTCAGGAACTTCGACTTCAATGGAAGCTGATATTATTGTTGATGGTTTTTCCCATAGCATGGATATGCATGGGTTAATTTATGACAAATTAATTGGTGACGGTGACAGcagtattatgaaaaaattatcaattgccAAACCATATGGGATTGAAcaccgtataaaaaaaattgaatgttctAATCACATACTTCGTAACTACTGTAATCGACTACGAGATATATCTATTCGACGAAAAAATAATTCAGGCTCTATAATTCCTGGGTATCatcgaattaaattaaaagacaATATATTACGATTAAG ATATGCCATAACAGAAGCGTCGAAATACTGGAAGTCAAATAAATTACTTTCTCAGAGTGAAAAAGTTCAGTTTCTGAAAGCTGATATTTTGAATAGTCCTCGACATGTTTTTGGTGATCATGAAAAGTGCGCTag CTATTTTTGTAAAGGCTACAAACCAAATGAGACAAATTTAGTTCCTGAATTTAGGCTGAGTGGTCTTTGGGATGAATTGTCGGGCGCAATTAATTTAGTTGCCCACCATAGTGACAGTTTGCTGTacagtgtaaataataattgcgcTGAAGCTTACAATAGTGTAATAGCAAAATACGTTGGAGGCAAAAGAGTTAATTATTCTCTACGAG gaTCTTATAAGACACGATGTAATACAGCACTGATTTCTTATAACTATGGTCCTGATTACTTACACAGGCTACACAAAAATGCTACCAAATTCAGTCCTGGtagatttactaaaaaatatatagaaattaaaaaaaaaaaaagaatctgtGAAACAAGAAGACAACTTGAGTTTAG aaataaattcaacaataataaaaaaaagaagacgGTGACTGCAGGTCCTGATAAGGATTATGGAGATGTTGATGATATTGGTTGCAGCGTTCTAAATTTGACAGATGAAGAGGTTgaagggaaaaaaaaaaatttgttaagcAGCCTTCAGTTAGATTTGACAGAAATAAAATCTCTAGAAAGACGAACCATTGGTCAATCCTTAAATGAGATTTGGAAACAAGAGCGAAAATTTAGGTTGACTGCTTCAAATTTTGGCCGGATATGTGCTCTAAGACCTAAGACATCCAGGAccaacacattaaaatatatattgtacagtgACGATTTAGTGGGTACAACGGCCGCGATGAA GTATGGTATCCAATATGAGAGTGTAGCAAAAGACGCTTTTGAagctattacaaaaataaaaattacgccTTGTGGAATGTTTGTCGatcaatgttttaattttttagctgGAAGTCCAGATGGTATCATCGGAGATGATGGtatcattgaaataaaatgCCCTCCTAGCATAAAAAATACTACCCCTCAAGAAGCTGCTAAAatgaaaaccataaaatatttaattatcaataaaaaaggAGAAGTAGAATTAAAACGTACTTTTCAGTACTATTACCAAGTACAAGGGCAGTTACACATTACTCAAAGacagtattgttattttatagtgtGGACTCCCAACG gattatttttcgaaaaaattattcgtGATGACAATTTTTGGAAAGAAAAGATGGAGAAtcaacttttttcattttatatggATTATATGCTTCCCGAAATTGTCAAtccaaaaattgatttaatatcaaattgttACCGCAGAATATGCaactag